A genome region from Akkermansiaceae bacterium includes the following:
- a CDS encoding carbon-nitrogen hydrolase: MPRIALLQSGTFPTKGEAFDHHETLIRNAASGGARIIATQELFLTPYFCTVQDTARFDLAEKIPGAATERLGTLAGELGVVIISSHFEHRGPGLYHNTAAIHDADGSLLGIYRKAHIPQDPGFEEKFYFTPGDSGWPVWDTAFGKIGVLICWDQWYPEAARLMALGGAELIVYPTAIGWLPEEKDALGKAQHCAWETVQRGHAVANGCYLAAINRSGTHEGTEFWGQSFVANPYGELVAKASVENEEIVFHDIEYGLVEDFRRIWPFFRDRRIDAYAGISSRWLWGQRGR; encoded by the coding sequence ATGCCACGAATCGCACTACTACAGTCCGGCACCTTCCCCACCAAAGGGGAAGCGTTCGATCACCACGAAACGCTCATCCGCAACGCCGCGTCGGGCGGTGCGCGGATCATCGCCACGCAGGAGCTTTTCCTTACGCCCTATTTCTGCACGGTTCAGGATACGGCAAGGTTCGATCTTGCGGAGAAGATACCTGGGGCTGCGACGGAGAGGCTGGGCACGCTGGCGGGGGAGCTGGGTGTTGTGATCATCTCCTCCCATTTTGAGCACAGGGGACCCGGGCTATACCATAACACCGCCGCAATCCATGATGCCGACGGCAGTCTCCTTGGCATTTACCGCAAGGCGCACATTCCGCAGGATCCGGGCTTCGAGGAGAAATTCTATTTCACGCCCGGAGACAGCGGGTGGCCTGTATGGGATACGGCGTTCGGGAAAATCGGTGTGCTGATCTGTTGGGACCAGTGGTATCCGGAAGCGGCGCGCCTGATGGCGCTCGGGGGTGCGGAACTGATCGTTTACCCGACGGCGATCGGTTGGCTTCCCGAGGAGAAGGACGCGTTGGGAAAAGCCCAGCATTGCGCGTGGGAAACCGTGCAGCGTGGACATGCGGTTGCGAACGGCTGCTACCTTGCCGCAATCAACAGATCCGGCACGCATGAAGGCACCGAGTTCTGGGGGCAGTCGTTCGTGGCCAATCCGTATGGGGAGCTTGTGGCGAAAGCTTCTGTGGAAAACGAGGAGATCGTTTTCCACGACATCGAATACGGCTTGGTCGAGGACTTCCGGCGGATCTGGCCCTTCTTCAGGGACAGGAGGATC